The following coding sequences are from one Triticum aestivum cultivar Chinese Spring chromosome 5A, IWGSC CS RefSeq v2.1, whole genome shotgun sequence window:
- the LOC123103939 gene encoding beta-1,3-galactosyltransferase 7, which translates to MKAKGGAAGGERRPVLSRTILLLCACSFGLGMLFTDRFGAMPDLKSPVVAQRRRQEEELQVVSEDFVAKTKPSDDRDVMGEVAKTHEAIQYLDKSITTLQMELAARRSRHELLESADGVRQERKKAFVVIGINTAFSSKKRRDSVRETWMPQGEKLKKLEEEKGVVIRFMIGHSPASNSALDQAIDVEDAIHHDFLRLDHVEGYHKLSAKTKTFFSTAVASWDADFYVKVDDDVHVNLGMLLTTLGRHKLKPRVYIGCMKSGPVLSDKSSKYHEPEFWKFGEDGNKYFRHATGQIYAISKDLATYISVNKPLLHKFANEDVSLGAWFIGLDVEHIDDRDMCCGTPPDCEWKAQAGNACVASFDWRCSGVCNPVERLKDVHMRCGEGDEAIWSASF; encoded by the exons ATGAAGGCCAAGGGCGGCGCCGCCGGCGGGGAGAGGAGGCCGGTGCTGTCGAGGACCATACTGCTCCTCTGCGCCTGCAGCTTCGGCCTCGGCATGCTCTTCACCGACCG GTTCGGAGCGATGCCGGACTTGAAGAGCCCCGTGGTGGCGCAGCGGCGGCGCCAGGAGGAGGAGCTGCAGGTCGTTTCTGAAGATTTTGTCGCCAAGACG AAACCATCTGACGACAGGGACGTCATGGGGGAAGTGGCCAAGACTCATGAGGCCATACA ATATTTAGACAAGTCGATCACCACGCTACAGATGGAGCTGGCAGCGCGGCGCAGCAGGCATGAGCTGCTTGAGAGTGCGGATGGCGTGAGGCAGGAAAGGAAGAAGGCTTTTGTGGTGATCGGGATCAACACCGCCTTCAGTAGCAAGAAGCGCCGGGATTCTGTCAGGGAGACGTGGATGCCTCAAG GTGAGAAACTCAAGAAATTGGAAGAGGAAAAGGGAGTCGTCATTCGCTTCATGATCGGTCATAG CCCGGCATCGAACAGCGCCCTTGATCAGGCGATAGACGTGGAAGATGCTATTCATCATGACTTTCTTAGGCTG GACCATGTCGAAGGTTACCACAAGCTATCTGCAAAGACCAAGACATTCTTCTCCACTGctgtggcatcatgggatgctgaTTTTTATGTCAAGGTGGATGATGATGTCCATGTCAACCTAG GAATGCTCCTCACAACCCTTGGGCGGCACAAATTGAAACCCCGTGTCTACATTGGCTGTATGAAGTCTGGACCGGTTCTCTCCGACAA AAGTTCGAAATACCATGAGCCCGAGTTCTGGAAGTTCGGAGAAGACGGGAACAAGTACTTCCGCCATGCGACCGGGCAGATATACGCCATCTCAAAAGACCTCGCCACCTACATCTCAGTCAACAA GCCCCTTCTGCACAAATTTGCAAACGAAGATGTGTCTCTGGGAGCATGGTTCATCGGGCTAGACGTGGAGCACATCGACGACAGGGACATGTGCTGCGGAACGCCGCCAG ACTGCGAGTGGAAGGCGCAGGCAGGGAACGCCTGCGTCGCGTCGTTCGACTGGAGGTGCAGCGGGGTCTGCAACCCGGTCGAGCGGCTCAAGGACGTGCACATGAGGTGCGGCGAAGGAGACGAAGCGATCTGGAGCGCCTCATTCTGA